A genomic window from Solanum dulcamara chromosome 11, daSolDulc1.2, whole genome shotgun sequence includes:
- the LOC129873939 gene encoding purine permease 21-like produces the protein MEEGAHEKLLHLTFDEAQGAESSTNAKNSILQSCKFILWLQIFIFTFFTLGGQAAGTLLGRVYYEQGGQSRWIATLAQTAGFPFVLPFICYPSPKNHNEQPVSASIFVRSSVYIFLGLFQVANSMLFTAGLQYLPVSTYSLISGSQLAFTALTSFFLNGQKITPIILNSVVLLSFSSSAIIFQNETGDSGEISQKSLLIGFAATTFGSLGFALQFSLTELAFQKVFKSGTLKVVMKMSFFIGLFVTLTSTIGLFASGNWNDLEKEIGEYRTGKLSYVINLVCTAISWQLYAVGSFGLCYKASALFSNVIINLGSSVVPIFAMVFLKDKMSGLKVFSLLLGLWGYASYIYQHYLDDLEAKASEFKSPDDQDDNLNDGLAYDLD, from the exons ATGGAAGAAGGAGCACATGAAAAACTGCTGCATCTAACTT TTGATGAAGCACAAGGAGCAGAGTCATCAACAAATGCAAAAAACAGCATCCTTCAATCATGTAAATTCATACTATGGCTCCAAATATTTATCTTCACATTTTTTACTCTTGGTGGCCAAGCAGCTGGCACTCTGTTGGGCAGAGTATACTATGAGCAAGGTGGCCAAAGCAGATGGATTGCTACATTGGCACAAACTGCTGGATTCCCATTTGTTCTGCCTTTTATTTGCTATCCTTCACCCAAAAATCACAATGAACAGCCTGTTAGCGCCTCTATATTTGTTCGCTCTTCGGTTTACATCTTCCTTGGTTTATTTCAAGTAGCAAACTCTATGTTATTTACAGCTGGATTACAGTACCTTCCCGTCTCAACTTACTCCCTCATTTCCGGTTCTCAATTGGCATTCACTGCGCTCACATCGTTCTTCCTCAATGGACAAAAAATCACTCCAATTATACTCAACTCCGTCGTGCTACTCTCCTTTTCATCCTCTGCTATTATTTTCCAGAATGAGACGGGTGATAGCGGAGAAATATCTCAGAAATCTCTGCTAATAGGATTTGCAGCTACCACTTTCGGGTCTCTCGGCTTTGCCTTGCAGTTCTCTCTAACAGAACTTGCGTTCCAAAAGGTATTCAAAAGTGGCACGTTAAAAGTAGTCATGAAAATGTCGTTTTTCATCGGTCTTTTCGTGACTCTTACTTCTACCATAGGGCTTTTTGCAAGCGGTAATTGGAATGATTTAGAGAAGGAAATAGGAGAATACAGAACAGGGAAATTGTCATATGTTATAAACTTGGTTTGTACTGCCATTTCTTGGCAATTGTACGCTGTTGGTTCATTTGGATTGTGTTACAAGGCCTCTGCTTTATTCTCTAATGTGATCATCAATTTGGGATCTTCAGTTGTGCCAATTTTTGCTATGGTGTTCTTGAAAGATAAGATGAGTGGATTGAAGGTGTTTTCATTGTTATTGGGGTTATGGGGATATGCATCATATATCTATCAACATTATCTGGATGATTTAGAGGCAAAAGCAAGTGAATTTAAATCCCCAGATGATCAGGATGATAATTTGAATGATGGTTTAGCTTATGATTTGGATTGA